A region of Candidatus Binataceae bacterium DNA encodes the following proteins:
- a CDS encoding rhodanese-like domain-containing protein, whose translation MAIEQIEPFRAYRILTEDREALYLDVRTEEEFAQGHPTGAVNIPIFIFRGPGQPEPNPEFLAVAEKVLSKDQQLVVGCMAGGRSQRACEALEQAGFQRLANVRGGFGGARDASGAVVVKGWRESELPVSTDVDECGYQSMRIKAGLG comes from the coding sequence ATGGCTATCGAACAGATCGAACCTTTTCGCGCTTACCGCATCTTAACCGAGGATCGCGAGGCGCTTTACCTTGACGTGCGCACCGAGGAGGAATTTGCCCAAGGCCATCCCACCGGCGCGGTCAACATCCCGATATTCATTTTTCGCGGACCGGGCCAGCCCGAGCCGAATCCCGAGTTCCTGGCGGTAGCCGAGAAGGTTCTGTCCAAGGATCAGCAACTGGTCGTCGGGTGCATGGCCGGCGGCCGCTCGCAGCGGGCCTGCGAAGCACTTGAGCAAGCCGGTTTCCAGCGCTTGGCCAACGTGCGCGGTGGCTTCGGGGGGGCGCGCGACGCCAGTGGCGCGGTGGTGGTCAAGGGCTGGCGCGAGAGCGAGTTGCCGGTGTCCACTGACGTCGATGAGTGCGGCTACCAGAGCATGCGCATTAAGGCCGGTTTAGGCTGA
- a CDS encoding alkaline phosphatase family protein, producing MVVLSLGLGAVSCQLATGLIKNGGEQIKAERPPRPAPGQPSLIIFALDGVGHDQLMAALGAGKMPNLAGVLGPPRGADLFAHAYSVPKTVSMMPSSTVADWSAVFTGLPPAWNGLPGDEWFDRSSLRFFAPVPITVTDSADFVAMLIDDLVGKQLKVPTLYEQLAVRTNVSMQMVHRGATVYTILPPTSVVDFIGDFIAGEMDGKDSHQSVSGVIDTQSVGKAVQALDQHGIPALQTVYFPGIDIYTHASPNPLPSQVNYLETVTDPAIGHILAAYRRDGAPANTYVIVIADHGNTPVPNDARHDLGVGQDTRGSLWQVLAASGFRVRPPTLKLPAADAQTYQAVIASQGFMANIYLANRATCRDAGARCDWSQPPRLERDVMPAVRALYRASHRGHGYLAGAIDLIFARPPVAAGHDALPFEIYDRGRLVPIPDYLEHHPRPDLVELNRRMRWLGAGPYGDRAGDIILLAATGLNRPQSKRYYFAAKGHWSFHGSASIQDSYVPFIVAQIGGSGAAMEREVKAVLHGPPSQMAVTPLALRLLNQ from the coding sequence GTGGTTGTTCTGAGCTTGGGCCTGGGGGCCGTTTCCTGCCAATTGGCGACCGGGCTGATCAAGAACGGCGGTGAGCAAATCAAGGCGGAGCGTCCGCCGCGTCCTGCTCCCGGTCAGCCCAGCCTGATCATCTTTGCCCTGGATGGGGTGGGCCACGACCAGCTCATGGCGGCGCTGGGCGCGGGCAAGATGCCCAACCTGGCGGGGGTCCTGGGACCGCCACGCGGGGCCGATTTGTTCGCTCATGCCTACTCGGTGCCCAAAACTGTAAGCATGATGCCCTCAAGCACAGTGGCCGATTGGTCGGCGGTTTTCACCGGCCTACCGCCCGCGTGGAACGGTCTGCCCGGCGACGAATGGTTCGACCGCTCCAGTCTACGTTTTTTCGCACCGGTCCCGATAACGGTGACCGATTCGGCGGATTTCGTCGCGATGCTGATCGATGACTTGGTTGGTAAGCAACTCAAAGTGCCGACCTTGTACGAGCAATTGGCGGTGCGCACCAACGTATCGATGCAGATGGTTCATCGTGGCGCGACCGTTTACACCATTCTGCCGCCCACTTCGGTAGTGGACTTTATCGGGGACTTTATCGCGGGAGAAATGGATGGCAAGGACAGCCATCAGTCGGTCAGCGGAGTGATCGATACGCAATCGGTGGGCAAGGCGGTGCAGGCGCTGGATCAGCATGGGATTCCAGCTTTGCAGACCGTGTATTTTCCCGGAATCGATATCTACACTCATGCCTCGCCCAATCCGTTGCCCTCGCAGGTCAACTACCTCGAGACGGTGACCGATCCGGCGATCGGCCATATTTTAGCCGCCTATCGGCGCGATGGCGCTCCGGCCAACACGTACGTGATAGTGATTGCGGACCATGGCAACACTCCGGTGCCCAACGACGCGCGCCATGATTTAGGGGTGGGGCAGGACACTCGCGGTTCGCTCTGGCAGGTGCTGGCCGCGAGCGGATTTCGCGTGCGCCCGCCGACGCTTAAGCTGCCCGCCGCCGACGCGCAAACCTATCAGGCCGTGATCGCCTCGCAAGGCTTTATGGCCAACATCTACCTGGCCAACCGTGCTACCTGCCGGGATGCCGGCGCCCGCTGCGATTGGAGCCAGCCGCCTCGTCTGGAGCGCGACGTGATGCCAGCGGTGCGCGCGCTGTATCGCGCTTCCCATCGTGGCCATGGCTATCTGGCCGGCGCCATCGACCTGATCTTTGCGCGCCCGCCAGTGGCGGCAGGCCATGATGCACTCCCTTTTGAGATTTACGATCGCGGCCGCCTGGTGCCGATTCCGGACTATCTGGAGCACCATCCGCGACCCGACCTGGTCGAACTCAACCGGCGCATGCGCTGGCTGGGCGCCGGGCCTTACGGCGATCGCGCCGGCGATATTATTCTGCTCGCCGCCACGGGGCTCAATCGGCCGCAGAGCAAACGCTACTATTTCGCCGCCAAGGGGCATTGGTCCTTCCATGGCAGCGCCAGTATTCAGGACAGCTACGTACCCTTCATTGTGGCTCAGATCGGAGGCTCGGGTGCGGCCATGGAACGCGAGGTGAAGGCGGTGCTGCACGGACCGCCCTCTCAGATGGCGGTGACTCCGCTGGCGTTGCGCCTGCTGAATCAATGA
- a CDS encoding enoyl-CoA hydratase/isomerase family protein, producing the protein MAETTIKVEQGAAWLTITLARPDKHNAINERMLEELDDTLMAAAAQPGLRALLLRAEGKSFCAGIDLNQAHVLESAAPGQRNLETVFQRLERFPLPTLAAINGTALAGGLELALHCDLRLAARGARLGMTLARVGIMLPFSFTRKLIEVCGAPGAARLLFTAEILDSGQAQAMGLVHHVVADQELEQSALAWLESVAANAPLSLRAMKASLRRAMSGAFQAPHDDIDRLIEQVQHSEDAREGPRAFLEKRKPNWQGR; encoded by the coding sequence GTGGCGGAGACAACGATCAAGGTGGAACAAGGAGCAGCGTGGCTCACCATCACACTGGCACGTCCCGACAAGCACAACGCCATCAACGAGCGCATGCTCGAGGAACTCGACGACACTCTTATGGCGGCCGCCGCCCAACCCGGTCTGCGCGCCCTGCTTTTGCGGGCCGAGGGCAAAAGCTTTTGCGCCGGGATCGATCTCAATCAGGCCCATGTGCTGGAGAGCGCGGCCCCCGGCCAGCGCAACCTTGAAACCGTCTTCCAGCGCTTAGAGCGTTTTCCGCTCCCAACACTCGCCGCGATCAACGGTACCGCCTTGGCCGGTGGCCTGGAACTGGCGCTGCATTGCGATCTGCGTCTGGCCGCGCGCGGCGCCCGCCTGGGGATGACGCTGGCTCGGGTCGGCATCATGCTACCCTTTAGCTTCACCCGCAAGCTGATCGAGGTGTGCGGCGCGCCGGGTGCCGCGCGCCTGCTCTTCACGGCCGAGATTCTCGACAGCGGGCAGGCGCAGGCGATGGGCTTGGTCCACCACGTGGTAGCCGACCAAGAGTTGGAGCAGAGTGCACTGGCCTGGTTGGAAAGCGTGGCGGCCAACGCTCCGCTCTCACTGCGCGCGATGAAAGCCAGCTTGCGCCGCGCCATGAGCGGCGCCTTCCAAGCACCGCACGACGACATCGATCGGCTGATCGAGCAGGTCCAGCACAGCGAGGACGCCCGGGAGGGACCGCGCGCATTTTTGGAAAAGCGCAAACCTAACTGGCAGGGCCGCTGA
- a CDS encoding YiiX/YebB-like N1pC/P60 family cysteine hydrolase, giving the protein MALRLKSAARMRRSFVRLVLKLLTKPLKNYTLKIPNDLANLKRYIRKGDVVLVEGNERISECVKYLTQSSWSHAALYVGDEVLRRDPAQRGVLLERFGEEAEYLLVEALVEQGVILAPLVKYRDFNIRICRPFNLTRHHLAQVLDEVLGHVGDTYDLRNIFDLARYFLPVAMVPRRLRRQALDFGSGEPTRVICSSLLANAFLKVRYPILPEYLELPSSVRPRGFLRRLDPRRFGLLQSRPAGLVTPRDFDLSPYFEVIKFNLIEAERFDYRRLQWAEPESSNALEKRGLER; this is encoded by the coding sequence ATGGCGCTGCGGCTTAAATCGGCGGCGCGAATGCGCCGGAGTTTTGTGCGGCTGGTGCTTAAGCTGCTGACCAAGCCGCTGAAGAACTACACCCTGAAGATCCCCAACGACTTGGCCAACCTCAAGCGTTACATTCGAAAAGGGGATGTCGTGCTGGTGGAGGGCAACGAGCGGATCAGCGAATGCGTCAAGTATCTGACCCAAAGCTCCTGGTCCCACGCCGCGCTCTATGTTGGCGACGAGGTGCTACGGCGCGATCCCGCGCAACGTGGCGTGCTATTGGAACGTTTTGGCGAGGAAGCCGAATATCTGCTGGTGGAGGCACTGGTCGAGCAGGGCGTGATTTTGGCCCCGCTGGTCAAGTATCGCGATTTCAACATCCGCATCTGTCGTCCCTTCAACCTGACCCGCCACCATCTGGCGCAAGTGCTCGACGAAGTGTTGGGGCATGTCGGTGACACCTACGACCTGCGTAACATCTTCGACCTGGCACGCTATTTCTTGCCGGTGGCGATGGTGCCGCGGCGGCTGCGCCGCCAGGCGCTGGATTTTGGTAGCGGCGAGCCGACCCGGGTGATTTGTTCCAGTCTGCTGGCCAACGCCTTTCTCAAGGTGCGCTACCCCATCCTGCCCGAATATCTGGAATTGCCCAGTAGCGTCAGGCCGCGCGGTTTTCTGCGCCGGCTTGACCCGCGCCGCTTCGGGTTATTGCAGAGTCGGCCAGCGGGGCTGGTGACGCCGCGTGATTTCGACTTGTCGCCCTATTTCGAAGTGATCAAATTCAACCTCATCGAGGCCGAAAGGTTCGACTACCGCCGCCTACAATGGGCCGAGCCCGAGAGCAGCAACGCACTGGAAAAGCGCGGCCTTGAGCGATAA
- a CDS encoding MBL fold metallo-hydrolase, which produces MATPQPIYFRQVEAGPMANYVYLIGDPKTRVAAIVDPAWEVQRLVDLAQADGYELRHILLTHYHPDHLGGDFMGTHIDGAVEVLGRVKAKLYAHKAEVPWVRRLAGLASSDVVAVESGDTASLGELNLTFIHTPGHTPGSQCFMIDRKLISGDTLFIGGCGRVDLPGADPAQMYHSLNHILRNLADDTVVYPGHAYAPQPSSTIGEEKRANPYMRFDSLAQFLAAMGVPRAQ; this is translated from the coding sequence ATGGCCACGCCCCAACCGATCTATTTCCGCCAGGTCGAAGCCGGGCCGATGGCCAACTATGTCTACCTGATAGGCGATCCAAAGACCCGTGTTGCCGCTATCGTCGATCCGGCTTGGGAAGTTCAACGCTTGGTGGACTTGGCGCAGGCCGATGGCTATGAGCTGCGCCACATCTTGCTGACCCACTATCATCCCGACCATCTGGGCGGTGATTTCATGGGCACACATATCGATGGCGCGGTGGAAGTCCTTGGCCGGGTCAAGGCCAAGCTGTATGCGCACAAGGCCGAAGTTCCCTGGGTGCGCCGCTTGGCCGGGCTGGCGTCCAGCGACGTGGTCGCGGTGGAGAGCGGCGACACTGCCTCGCTGGGTGAACTCAATTTGACCTTCATCCACACTCCCGGGCATACCCCGGGCTCGCAATGCTTCATGATCGATCGCAAGCTGATCTCCGGTGACACCCTGTTTATCGGCGGCTGCGGGCGGGTTGATTTGCCTGGAGCCGATCCGGCCCAGATGTATCACAGTCTCAATCACATCCTGCGCAACCTGGCCGACGACACCGTGGTCTATCCCGGTCACGCCTATGCACCTCAGCCCAGTTCCACTATTGGCGAGGAAAAGCGTGCCAACCCCTATATGCGCTTCGATTCGCTGGCCCAGTTTCTCGCGGCAATGGGCGTCCCCCGCGCGCAGTGA
- a CDS encoding nitroreductase family protein, with product MDALQAILTRKVVRKYSNRPVSLEQLEQLVEAGRHAMSAMNCQPWSFVIVRRPETLRELGALTPHGRFIAEVPAAIVVLKTLEGRFSDEDCAQAVQNIANAAWAMGLGTCRPGVDNEARIGELLGLPPGAKIFTIMPIGYPDPSSAPQGRPLKKRAETISYERFGQTRP from the coding sequence ATGGACGCGTTGCAAGCGATTTTGACTCGCAAAGTGGTGCGCAAGTACAGCAACCGCCCGGTTAGCCTGGAGCAGCTCGAGCAACTGGTCGAGGCGGGGCGCCATGCGATGAGCGCCATGAACTGCCAGCCCTGGAGCTTCGTAATCGTGCGCCGGCCCGAGACCTTGCGCGAGTTGGGTGCGCTTACGCCCCACGGTCGCTTTATCGCCGAAGTTCCGGCCGCGATCGTGGTGCTTAAGACCTTGGAGGGGCGCTTCAGTGACGAGGATTGCGCGCAGGCGGTGCAGAATATTGCCAACGCGGCATGGGCGATGGGGTTGGGGACTTGCCGGCCGGGAGTGGACAACGAGGCTCGCATCGGCGAATTGCTCGGACTGCCGCCGGGGGCCAAAATCTTCACCATCATGCCGATCGGTTACCCCGATCCAAGTAGCGCGCCTCAAGGTCGTCCGCTTAAAAAGCGGGCTGAAACCATTAGTTACGAACGCTTTGGCCAGACTCGACCCTAA
- a CDS encoding cob(I)yrinic acid a,c-diamide adenosyltransferase has protein sequence MPIRLGRIYTRGGDRGMTSLVGGVRVAKDCQRVEAYGTVDELNATVGVVRTLLIERGAGLGEEQSWYGEMLRRIQNELFDLGSELATPPGREYDGMHQMGSEEVTQLEREIDRMNQSLEKLASFTLPGGGQLNAFLHLARTVCRRAERRCWTLKHTEEGINEQVLIYLNRLSDHLFVQSRWVAKRLGEAEFVWDRGLRIDTRARKSGREN, from the coding sequence ATGCCGATTAGGCTTGGCCGGATTTACACCCGCGGCGGCGATCGCGGGATGACCTCGCTGGTGGGCGGCGTGCGGGTGGCCAAGGACTGCCAGCGGGTGGAGGCTTACGGCACGGTCGATGAGCTCAACGCCACGGTTGGCGTGGTGCGCACACTATTGATAGAACGGGGCGCGGGCTTGGGTGAGGAGCAGAGCTGGTACGGTGAGATGCTGCGGCGCATTCAAAACGAGCTGTTCGACCTGGGCAGCGAGCTGGCGACTCCTCCCGGGCGCGAATACGACGGGATGCACCAGATGGGGTCCGAGGAGGTCACCCAGCTCGAGCGCGAAATCGATCGCATGAATCAGAGCCTGGAGAAACTGGCCTCTTTTACCTTGCCTGGCGGCGGCCAGCTCAACGCTTTTCTTCATCTGGCCCGCACGGTCTGCCGGCGCGCCGAGCGCAGATGCTGGACGCTCAAGCACACGGAAGAGGGCATCAACGAGCAGGTGCTGATCTACTTGAACCGCCTGAGCGACCATCTCTTCGTGCAATCGCGTTGGGTCGCCAAGCGCTTGGGCGAGGCGGAATTCGTCTGGGATCGGGGCTTGCGAATCGATACCCGGGCTCGCAAGTCCGGTCGGGAGAATTAG